A genomic stretch from Erigeron canadensis isolate Cc75 chromosome 9, C_canadensis_v1, whole genome shotgun sequence includes:
- the LOC122582799 gene encoding protein indeterminate-domain 12: protein MFSASIYSTTSNKNSTSLSSEEAPITSNTTVVSSVISSNKNINIHHEFNNPSMTLSSFSNHVQENDHLYPNLQKIKKKRNLPGNPDPDAEVIALSPKTLMATNRFVCEICNKGFQRDQNLQLHRRGHNLPWKLKQRNNKDEIKKRAYVCPEPTCVHHHPSRALGDLTGIKKHFCRKHGEKKWKCDKCSKIYAVQSDWKAHSKTCGTREYRCDCGTLFSRKDSFITHRAFCDALAEETARLSAAAAAASAVPITNNNHPSTITHTTQIPFNFQQRSQNLPTSLFSFTPTLNPDWVPTQNHNPSPVRIKPETIHHHLLPPFYQEPMPRQPVFHGCHVSTSPCHHPSAHLSATALLQKAATVGAVADHNGSTMSSLTLTRDFLGLTGDQEVDHHTSQLDANVNMRGMLTYAGGIEIPSHGYTTTASEAWGNC, encoded by the exons aTGTTTTCAGCATCAATTTATTCcactactagtaataaaaacTCAACTTCTTTATCTTCAGAAGAAGCTCCAATAACTAGCAATACTACAGTTGTTTCTTCTGTAATTTCAAGTAATAAGAATATTAATATTCATCATGAATTCAATAATCCATCGATGACCCTTTCTTCATTTTCAAACCATGTTCAAGAAAATGATCATCTTTACCCTAATcttcaaaagatcaagaaaaagagaaaCCTCCCAGGGAATCCAG ATCCAGATGCAGAAGTGATAGCATTGTCACCAAAGACATTGATGGCAACAAACAGATTTGTGTGTGAGATATGCAACAAAGGATTTCAAAGGGATCAAAATTTGCAACTTCATAGAAGAGGTCATAACTTGCCATGGAAATTAAAGCAAAGAAACAATAAAGATGAGATAAAGAAAAGGGCTTATGTGTGTCCTGAACCTACTTGTGTGCACCACCATCCTTCTAGGGCTCTTGGTGATCTCACTGGCATCAAAAAACACTTTTGTAGAAAACATGGTGAAAAAAAATGGAAGTGTGACAAGTGTTCCAAGATTTATGCAGTTCAATCTGATTGGAAAGCTCATTCTAAAACTTGTGGCACTAGAGAGTATAGATGTGATTGTGGCACCCTCTTCTCCAG gAAAGATAGCTTCATTACGCATAGAGCTTTTTGTGATGCCCTGGCTGAAGAAACTGCAAGACTTTCAGCTgcagcagcagcagcttctGCAGTGCCAATAACTAACAACAACCACCCCTCAACTATCACCCATACTACACAAATCCCCTTCAACTTTCAGCAACGTTCACAAAACCTCCCAACTTCACTTTTTTCTTTCACTCCCACTCTAAACCCTGATTGGGTCCCCACCCAAAACCATAACCCTAGCCCGGTCCGAATCAAACCCGAAACCATCCACCACCACCTACTCCCGCCTTTTTACCAAGAACCAATGCCACGGCAACCAGTATTTCATGGATGTCACGTCAGCACTAGCCCTTGTCATCATCCATCGGCACACCTATCTGCCACCGCCCTTCTCCAGAAGGCGGCGACGGTAGGTGCGGTGGCGGATCACAATGGGTCAACAATGagtagtttgactttgaccagagACTTTCTTGGGTTGACTGGAGACCAAGAAGTTGACCACCATACAAGTCAACTTGATGCTAATGTGAACATGAGGGGCATGCTAACTTACGCTGGGGGCATAGAAATCCCATCACATGGATACACCACAACTGCCTCAGAAGCATGGGGGAATTGTTAA